The Afipia massiliensis genome has a segment encoding these proteins:
- a CDS encoding Gfo/Idh/MocA family protein encodes MSSTVSTKSTASNDRPLRVGVVGAGVMGTNHARVLAGLPGVELVGIVDPLPAHRTRAVEIVGCPTFETLEEMLDAGPDAVTIAAPTHLHRDVALACIARKIHVLVEKPIATSVEEGNEIVNAARNAGVTLMVGHVERFNPAVAAIKQAIKDEEILSIAITRVGPFPPRMSNVGVVIDLAVHDIDLIRWFTESDIVDVQPQLASAVAEREDIALLQFRTASGVLAHINTNWLTPFKARSVTVATRGKYVQGDLLTRQVTECFGFQRDGSYSMRHLSVGHDEPLRAELVAFLDAVRTGNAPAVTGDEGVASLEIAIKCLDVPTGSIAAPLRKGPRAVAS; translated from the coding sequence ATGAGTTCGACCGTGTCGACAAAAAGTACTGCGAGCAACGATCGTCCGCTGCGCGTTGGCGTCGTGGGCGCGGGAGTCATGGGGACCAATCATGCCCGCGTGCTGGCCGGTCTGCCGGGCGTTGAACTCGTGGGCATTGTCGATCCGCTTCCGGCGCATCGCACGCGTGCGGTAGAGATTGTCGGCTGTCCGACCTTCGAGACTCTTGAAGAGATGCTCGATGCCGGCCCCGATGCGGTGACCATCGCCGCGCCGACGCACCTTCATCGCGACGTTGCGCTTGCCTGCATCGCACGAAAGATTCACGTTCTCGTCGAAAAGCCCATTGCGACATCGGTCGAGGAGGGCAACGAGATTGTCAACGCCGCGCGTAACGCGGGCGTGACGCTGATGGTTGGCCATGTCGAGCGTTTCAATCCGGCCGTGGCTGCGATCAAGCAGGCGATCAAGGATGAGGAAATCCTCTCGATCGCCATTACCCGCGTCGGTCCGTTTCCGCCGCGCATGTCGAATGTCGGCGTGGTGATCGATCTTGCCGTTCACGATATCGATCTGATCCGCTGGTTCACCGAATCCGACATTGTCGACGTGCAGCCGCAGCTTGCGAGCGCCGTGGCCGAGCGCGAGGACATTGCGCTGCTTCAGTTCCGTACCGCCTCCGGCGTGCTTGCGCATATCAACACCAACTGGCTGACGCCGTTCAAGGCCCGCAGCGTCACCGTGGCGACGCGCGGCAAGTATGTTCAGGGTGACCTGCTGACACGGCAGGTGACCGAGTGCTTCGGTTTCCAGCGCGACGGCAGCTACTCGATGCGGCATCTGTCGGTAGGGCACGACGAACCCTTGCGCGCAGAACTGGTCGCTTTTCTCGACGCAGTACGGACCGGCAACGCGCCTGCCGTGACTGGTGACGAAGGCGTCGCGAGCCTCGAAATCGCGATCAAGTGTCTCGATGTTCCGACGGGTTCCATAGCCGCGCCGCTGCGCAAGGGACCGCGCGCCGTCGCAAGCTGA
- a CDS encoding DegT/DnrJ/EryC1/StrS family aminotransferase produces the protein MNQHLRSEPVAFIDIGAQRRRLGTKIDDAVARVLTHCQFINGPEVTQLEADLAAYCGAKHVVACASGTDALLMVLMAQGVGPGDAVICPSFTFCATGEVAALAGATPVFVDVDEATFNINIASLKAGIATARKLGLKPKAIVPVDLFGQSADHDAVAEVATSEGLFVLDDAAQSFGATYKGRRLGTFGLATATSFFPAKPLGCFGDGGAIFTDDAALAERLRSIRVHGQGTEKYDNVRLGLTARLDTMQAAILIEKLKIFDDEIEARNKVASRYFDALHNIVTAPRVADGNTSVWAQYTIRLPRGGRDAFAEALKAQGIPTAIYYPKSMHQQTAYKHYPTVEGGLPVSEKLSEDVISLPMHAYLDQAAQDRVIKAVRDALS, from the coding sequence ATGAACCAGCATTTGCGATCAGAACCCGTGGCTTTCATCGACATCGGCGCGCAGCGCCGGCGCCTCGGCACCAAGATCGATGACGCCGTCGCGCGCGTGCTGACGCACTGCCAGTTCATCAATGGTCCCGAGGTCACCCAGCTTGAGGCCGATCTGGCTGCATACTGCGGCGCCAAGCACGTCGTTGCATGCGCCAGCGGCACCGACGCGCTGTTGATGGTGCTGATGGCGCAGGGTGTCGGCCCCGGCGACGCGGTGATCTGCCCATCATTCACATTCTGCGCCACGGGCGAAGTGGCCGCGCTGGCTGGCGCGACGCCGGTATTCGTCGATGTCGACGAGGCGACGTTCAACATCAATATCGCATCGCTCAAGGCCGGTATCGCCACCGCAAGGAAACTTGGCCTCAAGCCGAAGGCGATCGTTCCGGTCGATCTGTTCGGTCAGAGCGCGGACCACGACGCCGTTGCCGAGGTCGCCACGAGCGAGGGGCTGTTTGTGTTGGACGACGCCGCTCAGTCGTTCGGTGCAACGTACAAGGGCCGCCGGCTCGGCACATTCGGCCTTGCGACGGCGACCAGTTTCTTTCCCGCCAAGCCGCTCGGCTGCTTTGGAGACGGCGGCGCAATTTTCACCGACGATGCCGCGCTCGCGGAACGGCTGCGCAGCATTCGCGTCCACGGGCAGGGCACCGAGAAATACGATAACGTTCGTCTCGGCCTGACGGCGCGGCTGGACACCATGCAGGCCGCCATCCTGATCGAGAAGCTGAAGATTTTCGACGACGAGATCGAGGCGCGCAACAAGGTCGCGAGCCGTTATTTCGATGCGCTGCATAACATCGTGACCGCGCCGCGCGTTGCCGATGGCAATACGTCGGTCTGGGCGCAGTATACCATTCGACTGCCCCGCGGCGGCCGTGACGCCTTCGCGGAGGCCCTCAAGGCTCAGGGCATTCCGACCGCGATTTATTATCCGAAGTCCATGCACCAGCAGACGGCCTATAAGCATTACCCGACGGTCGAGGGCGGGCTGCCGGTCAGCGAGAAGCTGTCGGAGGACGTCATCAGTCTGCCGATGCATGCCTATCTCGACCAGGCGGCTCAGGATCGCGTCATCAAGGCTGTGCGCGACGCTCTTTCCTGA
- the murJ gene encoding murein biosynthesis integral membrane protein MurJ, with amino-acid sequence MLGRIFTVGGYTLLSRVTGFARDIMLAAILGAGPIADAFFVALRLPNHFRAIFAEGAFSAAFVPAYTHLHNRDALAARLFADRIFTLLLSVQAGLLVVAWLFMPQVIALLAPGFTSDPARAELAISLTRITFPYLLLITLVTLYGGMLNAMHRFASPAAAPIFLNLSMMLTLALAAFFPNAGYAAAWGVLLAGFLEFFLVAGDAGRTGILPKFTSFKLDEDVRGFFRALGPATLGSMGTQVALFADTIIATFLAAGALSALYYADRLNQLPIGVIGIAIGTVLLPEMSRRITAGDHEGALASQRRAFDFTLLFSIPFVAAFLTVPDVIMRAMFARGAFSKADAAAAGATLAAYAVGLIPFVLIRSAVATFYARKDTATPVKAALTGVAVNVALKIALVGSLAQIGLALATAVGAWVNLLLVVLFAVRRKFLVFDRAFLMALVKFAAAGAVLAAALWLTARWAESGLAAMTSLRDETALGILIVVGAAVYGSCILLLFGRRWLTGLVRP; translated from the coding sequence ATGCTCGGACGCATTTTCACCGTCGGCGGCTATACCCTTCTCTCGCGGGTCACCGGATTCGCGCGCGACATCATGCTTGCGGCGATCCTTGGCGCGGGGCCGATTGCGGACGCGTTCTTCGTCGCGCTGCGGCTACCCAATCATTTCCGTGCGATTTTCGCGGAGGGCGCATTCTCCGCCGCGTTCGTACCGGCTTATACGCATCTCCATAACCGCGATGCATTGGCTGCGAGATTGTTCGCGGATCGCATCTTCACGCTGCTGCTGAGTGTGCAGGCGGGGCTGCTGGTGGTCGCATGGCTGTTCATGCCGCAGGTCATTGCGCTGCTCGCGCCGGGATTTACCAGCGATCCCGCGCGTGCGGAACTGGCAATATCCCTGACGCGCATCACGTTTCCCTACCTGCTGCTCATCACGCTGGTGACGCTCTACGGCGGAATGCTCAATGCGATGCATCGCTTCGCGAGCCCGGCCGCCGCGCCGATATTCCTGAACCTGTCGATGATGCTGACGCTGGCGCTAGCGGCATTTTTCCCGAACGCGGGATATGCTGCAGCATGGGGCGTGCTGCTGGCTGGTTTTCTGGAGTTCTTTCTGGTCGCGGGCGATGCTGGCCGCACCGGCATCCTTCCGAAATTCACCTCGTTCAAGCTCGACGAAGATGTGCGCGGCTTCTTTCGCGCCTTGGGTCCCGCGACACTGGGCTCGATGGGCACACAGGTCGCGCTGTTTGCGGATACCATCATCGCAACATTCCTGGCCGCCGGCGCGCTCTCGGCGCTCTACTACGCCGACCGGCTCAACCAGTTGCCGATCGGTGTGATCGGAATTGCCATCGGCACGGTGCTGTTGCCGGAGATGTCGCGGCGGATCACGGCCGGCGACCATGAAGGCGCGCTCGCGTCGCAGCGGCGGGCCTTTGATTTCACCTTGCTGTTCTCGATCCCTTTCGTTGCCGCATTCCTCACGGTGCCTGACGTCATCATGCGCGCGATGTTTGCGCGTGGCGCATTCTCCAAGGCGGATGCCGCAGCGGCTGGCGCCACGCTTGCTGCCTATGCTGTCGGGCTCATTCCGTTCGTCCTGATTCGGAGCGCCGTTGCGACGTTCTATGCCCGCAAGGACACCGCCACGCCGGTCAAGGCTGCGCTCACAGGCGTCGCGGTCAATGTCGCTCTGAAGATCGCATTGGTCGGATCGCTGGCACAGATCGGGCTGGCGCTGGCCACCGCGGTCGGTGCGTGGGTCAATCTGCTGCTCGTTGTCCTGTTCGCGGTACGCCGCAAGTTTCTCGTATTCGACCGCGCGTTCCTGATGGCGCTGGTGAAGTTCGCTGCAGCGGGTGCGGTGCTGGCTGCCGCGCTGTGGCTCACAGCCCGCTGGGCGGAGTCCGGGCTGGCCGCCATGACCTCCTTACGCGATGAAACTGCTCTCGGAATTTTGATCGTGGTGGGCGCCGCCGTTTACGGAAGCTGCATACTTTTGCTATTCGGACGGCGCTGGCTGACGGGGCTGGTACGCCCCTAG
- a CDS encoding xanthine dehydrogenase family protein molybdopterin-binding subunit, which yields MMAPVKFGVGQSVLRKEDDALIRGKGRYTDDYTPAAAMHALVLRSPHAHAKFKLDVSQARGLPGVAAILTADDVKDLGSLPCLFNLPDEPFTGPPYPILARDVVRHVGDAVAFVVADTVEQARDAIEAIQVEWTALPAAIGLVNAVKKDAPQVWPDHAGNVLFDTSLGDKKTTEAAFAKAHAVAEITIVNPRIITNYMETRAVVCEYDAKRDHLTLTIGSQGSHRLRDILCQNVLNIPVEKMRVICPDVGGGFGTKLFPYREYALAAVAARKLKKTVKWTAERADHFVGDAQGRDNVTTARMALAEDGKFLAMDVDLMGDMGAYLSTFGPYIPHGGAGMLPGLYDVQAFYCRVRTVFTNTVPVDAYRGAGRPEAAYVVERLVDAAARKLGMTPDAIRRKNFIPPKAMPYTTATGKIYDSGDFAAHMKRAMDIADWKEFPRRAKAAKKQGLVRGIGLGTYVEVCGTMGEETAQVKLDLDGGITILIGTQSSGQGHQTAYAQIVAEQFGIAPERVHILQGDTDQIATGLGTGGSSSIPSGGVSVERATRTLGANLKDIAADVLETGAGDLEFSDGAIRVAGTDRTVSFADIAKRAGADPSKLSASSTFSSADGTYPNGTHIAEVEIDPSTGVIHVVNYVIVDDFGVTLNPLLLAGQVHGGTMQGIGQALMEQAVYDSTDGQLVTGTFMDYALPRAADGPSIKFETHNVPCKTNPLGVKGAGEAGAIGSCPAVMNAIIEGLSREYGIDHIDMPATAERVWMAIERNRREHRL from the coding sequence ATCATGGCTCCTGTCAAATTCGGTGTCGGTCAAAGCGTTCTTCGCAAGGAGGACGACGCGCTCATCCGTGGCAAGGGCCGCTACACCGACGACTACACACCGGCAGCAGCGATGCATGCCCTTGTGCTGCGGTCGCCGCACGCGCACGCGAAATTCAAGCTCGATGTGTCGCAGGCCCGCGGATTGCCGGGCGTCGCTGCGATTCTCACAGCCGACGACGTCAAGGACCTCGGCAGTCTTCCCTGTCTTTTCAATCTGCCTGACGAACCCTTTACCGGCCCTCCGTATCCGATCCTTGCGCGCGATGTCGTGCGGCACGTTGGCGACGCGGTTGCGTTCGTCGTGGCGGACACCGTCGAACAGGCCCGGGACGCGATCGAGGCGATCCAGGTCGAATGGACCGCGCTGCCCGCGGCTATCGGTCTGGTCAATGCAGTGAAAAAGGATGCGCCGCAGGTCTGGCCGGACCACGCCGGCAATGTCCTGTTCGACACGTCGCTGGGCGACAAGAAGACAACAGAAGCCGCCTTCGCGAAGGCGCATGCGGTGGCGGAGATCACCATCGTCAATCCGCGCATTATCACCAACTACATGGAAACCCGCGCGGTGGTCTGCGAGTACGACGCCAAGCGCGATCATCTGACGCTGACAATCGGCAGTCAGGGCAGCCATCGGCTGCGCGATATTCTCTGCCAGAACGTTCTCAACATTCCCGTCGAGAAGATGCGGGTGATCTGCCCGGACGTCGGCGGCGGCTTCGGCACCAAGCTTTTCCCGTATCGCGAATACGCGCTGGCTGCGGTTGCCGCGCGCAAACTGAAAAAGACGGTGAAATGGACCGCCGAGCGCGCCGATCATTTTGTCGGCGATGCGCAGGGCCGCGACAACGTCACCACCGCGCGGATGGCGCTGGCCGAGGACGGAAAATTCCTCGCCATGGATGTCGATCTGATGGGCGACATGGGCGCCTATCTCTCGACCTTCGGTCCGTACATTCCGCATGGCGGCGCGGGAATGCTGCCGGGCCTCTATGACGTTCAGGCGTTCTATTGCCGCGTCCGCACGGTGTTCACCAACACGGTGCCGGTGGATGCCTATCGCGGCGCGGGGCGACCTGAAGCGGCCTACGTCGTCGAACGTCTTGTCGATGCCGCCGCGCGCAAGCTCGGCATGACGCCGGACGCGATCCGCCGCAAGAATTTCATTCCGCCCAAGGCAATGCCGTACACAACGGCTACCGGGAAGATTTATGATTCCGGCGACTTCGCTGCGCATATGAAGCGCGCAATGGACATTGCCGACTGGAAGGAATTTCCCAGGCGCGCCAAGGCCGCCAAGAAGCAAGGACTGGTGCGCGGCATCGGTCTCGGCACCTATGTCGAGGTCTGCGGCACGATGGGCGAAGAAACCGCGCAGGTGAAGCTCGATCTCGATGGCGGCATCACGATTCTGATCGGCACCCAGTCAAGCGGGCAGGGGCATCAGACCGCCTACGCGCAGATCGTTGCAGAGCAGTTCGGCATTGCTCCGGAACGCGTTCACATCCTGCAGGGTGATACTGATCAGATCGCCACCGGTCTCGGTACGGGCGGCTCTAGCTCGATCCCGTCCGGCGGCGTCAGTGTGGAGCGGGCGACGCGCACACTTGGCGCGAACTTGAAAGACATCGCCGCCGACGTGCTGGAAACAGGCGCGGGGGATCTTGAGTTCAGCGACGGAGCCATCCGCGTCGCCGGGACCGATCGCACCGTCTCGTTCGCGGATATTGCGAAACGCGCCGGGGCGGATCCGTCGAAGCTGAGTGCGAGCAGCACGTTCAGCAGCGCCGACGGTACCTATCCGAACGGCACGCATATCGCCGAGGTCGAAATCGATCCATCAACCGGTGTGATCCATGTCGTGAACTACGTCATCGTCGACGATTTCGGCGTGACGCTGAATCCGTTGCTGCTGGCCGGACAGGTTCATGGTGGCACCATGCAGGGCATCGGTCAGGCACTGATGGAGCAGGCGGTCTATGATTCCACCGACGGTCAGCTCGTGACCGGCACGTTCATGGACTATGCGCTGCCGCGCGCCGCGGACGGCCCGTCGATCAAGTTCGAGACCCACAATGTGCCGTGCAAGACCAATCCGCTCGGCGTCAAGGGCGCAGGCGAGGCGGGGGCAATCGGTTCATGCCCTGCGGTGATGAACGCGATCATCGAAGGCTTGTCGCGTGAGTACGGGATCGACCACATCGACATGCCGGCGACTGCGGAACGAGTCTGGATGGCGATCGAGCGAAACCGTCGCGAGCACCGATTGTAA
- a CDS encoding c-type cytochrome: MRRSVLVAAAILLGATAVVAQQAEIEQSHALMKANGKNLGGVLSPMARGDKPYDQAAINTALTQLDETAKKLPSLYPASVKAVKQTSEYTPSPKIWDDRPGFDAAIAAFSKAVTEAKGKIKDVDSLKATLPTIGKSCSGCHETFRVKNS; encoded by the coding sequence ATGAGGCGTTCTGTTCTCGTGGCCGCTGCGATACTGCTCGGTGCGACCGCTGTCGTTGCTCAGCAGGCAGAGATCGAGCAAAGCCATGCGCTGATGAAAGCGAACGGCAAGAATCTGGGCGGCGTTCTCAGTCCGATGGCGAGAGGCGACAAGCCCTACGATCAGGCGGCTATCAATACAGCGCTGACGCAGCTTGATGAGACGGCCAAGAAACTTCCGTCGCTCTATCCCGCAAGCGTCAAGGCTGTGAAGCAAACCAGCGAGTACACTCCGTCCCCCAAGATCTGGGACGACAGGCCTGGATTTGACGCGGCGATCGCAGCCTTCAGCAAGGCCGTCACCGAAGCCAAGGGCAAGATCAAGGATGTGGACAGCCTGAAGGCGACGCTCCCGACGATCGGCAAGTCATGCTCGGGCTGTCACGAGACATTCCGCGTGAAGAACAGCTGA
- a CDS encoding CHRD domain-containing protein → MNSKRFAIIAAAAGACVALGGPAFAEKMTMKVDLTSAAQVPAVTSPGKGTADVNFDTATKMLTWKVTYSGLTGPATMAHFHGPAEAGKNGPVAVPLKDAASGAEGSATLTDAQAADLLAGKYYINIHTAAHPGGEIRGQVTK, encoded by the coding sequence ATGAACAGCAAAAGATTTGCGATCATAGCCGCTGCCGCAGGCGCGTGCGTCGCACTTGGCGGACCGGCATTCGCCGAAAAGATGACCATGAAAGTGGATTTGACCAGCGCGGCCCAAGTGCCCGCCGTCACCAGCCCCGGCAAGGGTACGGCCGATGTTAACTTCGATACTGCGACCAAGATGCTGACCTGGAAGGTTACCTATTCCGGCCTCACGGGACCGGCCACCATGGCGCATTTCCACGGCCCCGCCGAAGCCGGCAAGAACGGCCCGGTCGCTGTCCCGCTTAAGGACGCTGCCAGCGGTGCCGAAGGCAGCGCGACCCTGACCGATGCGCAGGCCGCCGATCTGCTGGCCGGGAAGTACTACATCAACATCCACACCGCGGCGCATCCGGGTGGCGAAATTCGCGGACAGGTCACGAAGTAA
- a CDS encoding cytochrome c → MFRKLFLLAVLALIAGLGVFWFVTIPAVVSAQALTAYSPNVANGQTVFNAGGCASCHAVVGEPRTMLGGGLALPSPFGTFHVPNISPHKQNGIGGWTEANFVTAMKYGTSPAGTHYFPSFPYGSYRLATDNDIRDLFAYIKTLPPLSGRPRPHDVNFPFNIRRLVGGWKFLFLDNKPFTPDPKQSAAWNRGAYLVNGLGHCAECHSPRNFLGGIVSSQRFAGGPNPEGEGWVPNITQKGLKDWTEKEIAWFLKTGELPDGDTAGGSMVRVIKNTSELNDEDRAAMAAYLKSLPAVDGPVRPKKKT, encoded by the coding sequence ATGTTTCGGAAGCTTTTCCTGCTGGCGGTTCTTGCCCTGATCGCCGGCCTGGGAGTTTTCTGGTTCGTCACCATTCCGGCTGTGGTGTCCGCTCAGGCCTTGACGGCTTACTCGCCAAATGTCGCCAACGGTCAGACGGTGTTCAACGCTGGCGGATGCGCATCGTGCCACGCTGTGGTGGGTGAGCCCCGCACTATGCTCGGCGGTGGACTGGCCCTTCCGTCGCCGTTCGGCACCTTCCATGTCCCGAACATTTCGCCGCACAAGCAAAACGGCATCGGTGGCTGGACCGAGGCGAATTTTGTCACCGCCATGAAGTACGGCACCTCGCCGGCCGGGACGCATTACTTTCCGTCGTTTCCCTACGGCTCCTACCGGCTCGCGACCGACAACGATATCCGCGACCTGTTTGCCTACATCAAGACCTTGCCGCCGCTGTCCGGCCGTCCACGTCCTCACGACGTGAACTTTCCGTTCAACATCCGCCGCCTCGTCGGCGGATGGAAATTCTTATTTCTGGACAACAAGCCGTTCACCCCGGACCCCAAGCAATCCGCGGCGTGGAATCGCGGCGCTTATCTGGTCAACGGCCTCGGCCATTGCGCCGAATGTCACAGCCCCCGCAATTTTCTCGGTGGCATCGTGTCGTCGCAGCGCTTTGCCGGCGGGCCGAATCCTGAAGGCGAGGGCTGGGTTCCGAACATCACCCAGAAGGGGCTCAAGGATTGGACGGAAAAGGAAATCGCCTGGTTCCTCAAGACCGGCGAACTGCCCGATGGCGACACCGCCGGGGGCTCGATGGTGCGGGTCATCAAGAACACCTCGGAATTGAACGACGAGGATCGTGCAGCGATGGCCGCCTACCTCAAGTCCTTGCCCGCCGTGGATGGCCCGGTGCGGCCGAAAAAGAAGACCTGA
- a CDS encoding DMT family transporter — protein sequence MNIVKAVSFKVASTLMFAVMGAQVRYLGGAYPEGQVAFFRSMFALIPILIVFGWRGQLKGALRTQRPSDHLLRGVFSVVGTFCTFAALARIPIADFTAIAFASPLITVIFAALFLKEKVHAYRWSAVAFGFCGVILMLTPYARDHAALTASMAIGLLFALTNAFTAGGASIQIRRLTATETTSSIVIFMTLLVLLVSLLTLPFGWRMPSTWQDVAILAGIGIAGGLGQIFFTDSYRYAPASFLAPFDYTAMLWAFMLGYWFFGEVPTLYVVVGAVVVASAGIFVILRERYLGLKRLRDTPVAAIATIADGEEDPDAPVSGTAKAA from the coding sequence ATGAATATCGTCAAAGCCGTTTCGTTCAAGGTCGCCAGCACGCTGATGTTCGCCGTCATGGGTGCGCAGGTGCGCTATCTGGGCGGAGCCTATCCGGAAGGGCAGGTGGCGTTCTTCCGCTCGATGTTCGCGCTAATCCCGATCCTGATCGTGTTCGGCTGGCGCGGACAGCTCAAGGGCGCCCTGCGGACGCAGCGCCCATCGGACCACCTGCTGCGCGGCGTGTTCAGCGTCGTCGGCACGTTCTGCACATTCGCGGCGCTTGCCCGGATTCCGATCGCTGACTTCACCGCAATCGCGTTTGCGTCTCCGCTCATTACCGTGATTTTCGCCGCGCTGTTTCTGAAGGAAAAGGTTCACGCCTATCGCTGGTCCGCGGTCGCCTTCGGCTTTTGTGGTGTCATCCTGATGCTGACGCCCTATGCGCGCGACCACGCCGCGCTCACCGCATCGATGGCGATCGGCCTGCTGTTCGCCCTGACCAATGCCTTCACGGCGGGCGGCGCATCGATCCAGATCCGGCGGCTGACGGCGACCGAGACCACCTCATCCATCGTCATCTTCATGACACTGCTGGTCTTGCTGGTCTCCCTGCTGACCTTGCCGTTCGGATGGCGCATGCCCTCCACATGGCAGGATGTAGCTATCCTCGCCGGGATCGGCATTGCCGGTGGCCTCGGACAGATTTTCTTCACCGACAGCTATCGGTACGCGCCGGCCTCGTTCCTGGCGCCGTTCGATTACACCGCCATGCTGTGGGCGTTCATGCTTGGCTACTGGTTCTTCGGTGAGGTGCCGACGCTCTACGTTGTCGTTGGCGCGGTCGTTGTCGCCAGCGCCGGAATTTTCGTGATCCTGCGTGAGCGCTATCTCGGCCTGAAGCGGCTGCGCGATACGCCGGTCGCGGCTATCGCCACCATCGCCGACGGCGAGGAAGATCCCGACGCGCCGGTGTCGGGAACGGCCAAGGCGGCGTGA
- a CDS encoding Lrp/AsnC ligand binding domain-containing protein, with protein sequence MVPFFVQIKCKLGQSYAVANAIAEAEIASEIYSTAGDYDLLVKFYVDSATDIGHFVNEKVQVIPGIQDTYTIITFKAFGA encoded by the coding sequence ATGGTCCCCTTCTTTGTCCAGATCAAATGCAAGCTGGGCCAGTCCTATGCGGTCGCCAATGCGATCGCCGAGGCCGAAATCGCCTCGGAAATCTACTCGACGGCGGGCGACTACGATCTGCTGGTCAAGTTCTACGTCGACAGCGCCACCGACATTGGCCATTTCGTGAACGAGAAGGTCCAGGTCATTCCCGGCATCCAGGACACCTACACCATCATCACGTTCAAGGCGTTCGGGGCGTAA
- the thiD gene encoding bifunctional hydroxymethylpyrimidine kinase/phosphomethylpyrimidine kinase encodes MSIPIALTIAGSDSSGGAGIQADLKTFAACGVYGASVITALTAQNTKGVTGIHDVPADFITAQIDAVFSDLDVKAVKIGMVARHEAIEVIAASLDRWSPKHVVLDPVMVATSGDRLLSSDAVDALRTKLFPRCGLITPNLPEAAALLNEAVAESEADIEAQGRRLLALGCPAVLIKGGHGHGPESTDYLIDNNSVIRLAAPRIATSNTHGTGCSLSSAVAAGLAKGDGLETAVRDAKAYISAAIAAADRLDVGRGHGPIHHFHAFDT; translated from the coding sequence ATGAGCATACCGATTGCGCTCACCATTGCCGGCTCGGATTCGAGCGGAGGCGCCGGGATTCAGGCCGACCTCAAGACGTTCGCTGCCTGCGGCGTTTATGGCGCGTCCGTGATCACCGCGCTGACGGCTCAGAATACGAAAGGCGTGACCGGTATCCATGACGTCCCGGCCGACTTCATCACCGCGCAGATCGATGCAGTGTTTTCCGATCTCGATGTCAAGGCCGTCAAGATCGGCATGGTCGCTCGCCATGAGGCGATCGAAGTAATAGCGGCAAGTCTCGACCGCTGGTCGCCGAAGCACGTCGTGCTCGATCCGGTGATGGTCGCGACATCGGGCGACCGGTTGCTGTCGTCCGATGCGGTCGATGCCCTGCGTACCAAACTCTTTCCGCGCTGTGGTCTGATCACGCCGAACCTGCCGGAGGCGGCCGCGCTGCTCAATGAGGCTGTTGCCGAGAGCGAAGCGGACATCGAGGCTCAGGGCAGGCGGCTGCTGGCGCTGGGCTGTCCCGCTGTCCTGATCAAGGGCGGTCATGGGCATGGTCCCGAGAGCACCGACTACTTGATCGACAACAACTCCGTCATCCGGCTCGCCGCGCCGCGCATCGCAACCAGCAACACCCACGGAACGGGCTGTTCACTGTCGTCGGCCGTTGCAGCAGGCCTCGCCAAGGGCGATGGGCTCGAAACCGCGGTTCGCGATGCCAAGGCATATATCAGTGCCGCTATTGCCGCGGCGGACCGGCTTGACGTCGGGCGTGGCCACGGCCCGATCCATCATTTCCACGCCTTCGACACTTAG
- a CDS encoding class I SAM-dependent methyltransferase, producing MISSDLDKSIVETAYARWAPIYDAVCGPVMVKGRRAAAAAARATGGKILEVGVGTGLSFDDYDNSTEITGIDMSAPMLKKARAKMASGKYPFVKAVHQMDAHQMTFADATFDCVVAQFVITLVANPEQVLSECHRVVKPGGRIILVNHLYSEVGVAAAVERWAAQKTRALGLRPEFPFARLQAWAQSNASTTLVERRKVAPFGIYTLVCFERTLGSQAA from the coding sequence ATGATCTCATCCGATCTCGACAAATCCATTGTTGAAACCGCTTACGCGCGCTGGGCGCCGATCTATGACGCCGTGTGCGGCCCGGTCATGGTGAAAGGCCGGCGCGCAGCGGCGGCGGCGGCGCGGGCCACCGGCGGCAAGATCCTTGAGGTCGGCGTCGGCACCGGATTGTCGTTCGACGACTACGATAACAGCACCGAGATCACCGGCATCGACATGAGCGCGCCGATGCTCAAGAAGGCGCGCGCGAAAATGGCGAGCGGGAAGTATCCGTTCGTCAAGGCGGTCCACCAGATGGACGCGCACCAGATGACGTTTGCGGATGCGACCTTCGATTGCGTCGTGGCGCAGTTCGTCATCACGCTGGTCGCCAATCCCGAGCAGGTGCTGTCCGAATGCCACCGCGTGGTGAAGCCGGGCGGGCGCATCATCCTCGTTAACCACCTCTACTCGGAAGTGGGCGTTGCGGCGGCTGTCGAACGCTGGGCGGCGCAGAAGACCCGCGCGCTGGGTCTGCGCCCCGAATTCCCCTTCGCGCGGCTGCAGGCCTGGGCGCAATCAAACGCAAGCACAACGCTCGTCGAGCGGCGCAAAGTTGCGCCGTTCGGCATCTACACACTGGTTTGTTTCGAGCGGACTCTCGGTTCGCAGGCGGCGTGA